A stretch of DNA from Triticum dicoccoides isolate Atlit2015 ecotype Zavitan chromosome 2A, WEW_v2.0, whole genome shotgun sequence:
ATTGCAGTGCAAGAATTGATTATGATAGCTCATCCAGACTTGGAAGTTCTTAGAGTCCGTGCGAATAGAACCTGATAGCTTGCTGATACACACCAGTAGCTCAAGATGCGTAGCCTGCTACTGAAATGTGGTGCTGGTGCACTGATGTGAAGCATGGTGTATAATCCAGCTGCTGATCACACCTGAGTATGAAGTGTTACTTTTTTCAGGAGATAGCATCTCAGCGATATTAATATAACTAGATAAGTTTCCTATAATATGATAATTCTGCCCCCTACAAGAACAACACATAATAAAGCATTTTTAAAAATATTGAAATAATTAAGCATGAACCTGTTGAAGTAATCGACAACACTCGAATTAGTTTAATTTGAGAAAACAACAAGGCATGCATATTGCTTATGGAATCTGTCATAAGGGGCAAACTATACccgtctttttcttttcttttttgcggaAAGGCAAACTATACATTCAGCAAGCCGAAGGAAAGTCTAGCGTGTCTTCCTCACTAGCATAGGCATGAAAGCGTAATCTACCAAATGTGATCACACCACAAGGAACTTTAGGTTTAGTTTTGATTTGCATACACCACAAGCCGAAGGAAAGTCTAGCTTGTCTTTCTCACTAGCATAGGCATGAAAGCATAATCTACCACATGTGATCACACCACAAGCCTATGGTAATGTGATGTGGTACTTGTTCTGATTTGCATACAAAGTAAATTGATTTTAGGACAATACCCTTAGTTTCTGATTTGAGGTATGTTTGTTTGCTTGGTGTGTGGCACCTAGAGCCACCTAAAATATGGTGCAACTATGATTGTTGCCACAAGTATTCCAATGTGATCACACCACAAGGAACTTTAGGTTTAGTTTTGGTTAAGAAGAAacatgaaaaaaataagaagaagataaagaggaggaagaagaagtgtattttTCCCCCTATTTTTAGATTGCTATGCTCTTTTTTCAACATTTtcagttttctttcatgtctaaaGAAATTCCTAGTTTTGACGGGTGCCAATTGCCATTGCCAACTAACCTACCAAATTAATtaagtgttgttgatgttgttgagcacaagtgcatcgctttttttttctcagttttctttcatgtctaGAAACTTGGCTCTATGTTTATAGATATGCTTCTAGCTagatactaattggtctcttctgctgcttattagAGATGGGGGGAGGCCGTCACCGCAGGCTCCGCTCTACcacaccggagtacgagttggatgctttcgagttcctcagtatcatacttgagacttcctccaagaggcaggtatataagaggagagatctccccttcacccatctcattatgataactccgttgtttgctacatcactccttgtcccaaactgcagaggctgcctgacagttttatgacgaTGCTGGATGGCCATCGGCCAAAGAATGTGAAGTTGCGACATGCCGGCAGCGGGCTTCGCAGGCtttgggacgtggagttggtgatcaggtacggccacatgtacctgtgtcaTGTCTGGGACCAGTTCTAcattgcctacgacctgcggcatgggtacttccttctcttcaggtacgacggcgacgccatgctcaccgtgaaggtgttcaacacgactatgtgtcgcatgcgctatcaGGACGACGATGGTgccagtacgttctgcctcttcttcctctacatttTTCTTTGTCTcaaatcgattgttaacggtcattgttgcatttggtcaggcaatgggagcagcagcatcgACTCTGGCTACAGTCAAAGCAGCAGTGACTCTGGCTGCAGCAAAAGCAGCAGCAAGGATGATCCggaatggagtggggaagaagaggagcagagtggggatgaggaggtgcaTGCTGACGTTGAGCaacagatggtggtggctgaggatgacgtaGCGATGGTCGTGGCTgacgatgggcaagagatggtggtggttgAGGATGACCTTGCGATTGTGCTgcttgaagatggcctcgcgatggtggtggtgcctgacaatgaccttgCGATGGTGGTGGCGCTGGCGATCCCACAGccgggcgacatgaccatgccaattgtggtagaagactacatcccactgcctccaccgcctcgcctctcTTGGTGCATGaggatgaggaaggagaaggagaaggagaagaagaatgatgagtgaactatgtcaggtatgtcagatctctagaatgatatatatatatatatatatatatatatatatatatatatatatatatatatatatatacttagctttgtttcctccgaaatgacataagttagctctaatatgctaagttatctctaatatgcttagtttcctcggtttgctcaataatgacacacACTTAGcttacttgtgtaaaaaatggcataattatgcttagttactcaaaaatggcataattagttaagttagctccaaaataacccatttaacctaggttagctccaatatgatccattttacctaggttagctccaaaatgatcaagtttacctaggttagctccaatatgatccattttagctaggttagctccaaaatgaccaagtttacctaggttagctccaatatgatccattttagctagcttagctccaaaatgacctagtttacctaggttagctccaaaatgaccaagtttacatagGTTAGATCCAAAATGACCTAATTTACCTAGGTTAGATCCAAaacgaccaagtttacctaggttagctccaaaatgacctagtttacctaggttagctccaaaatgaccaagatggcataatatgcttagttcactcaaagatggcataattagctaggatagctccattttacctaagtatgcttacttcttattccagtcttcttcttcttcttcatcttcttcttcttattctaactttcttgtttcccctTTTGTAGATCTCATTTAATTCATGGAAGCTTGCAtgaatggagtgcttcttttccctttccgcttttattttgaatcgatgaacttgcatggatggaacttgttatatggatggatggataacggtgttggatgaacaatgtgaaacttttgtaatatgtatggatggaactatttgttggttatgtatgtatatatgatgaaacttgtgtgttggatatgtcttTTGTGAAATTTATATGTTGAAATTTGTGCGTTGTAACTTGTGTATCAAatcgaatgaatttaagaaaaaacacaaaaaacaggggctatacaggatctgcggacggcaaagaaatttgCCCGTCCGCCAGCGTACGGCAAAGATGCCATGTGGCAGCTCCCTGTAAAGCCTGGGGACTGTCTTTGGttactttgtcgtccgctggctgacggtaaatatgcaatggtctttgtcgtccgccagttgGCGGCAAAGCTCATCATTAGCCCCCTAACGACCAGACGTTGTCATGTGTGCCATCcaggacctttgccgtcagccggctgacggcaaagaccgttttatctttgccatccgccagctgaCAGCAAAGAAGCCATTGCCGTAGCCTATTCAGCCAGACATGTTGCCGTCAGCTGGCTAacggcaaagatctttgccgtccgccaaagtgcctgattcctgtagtgacacATCCTCCGACAACGCTATTCGCACCATCAGAACGGAGATAGGACGTGGGAGACATTATTACTACGGAGGGACATCGCCGCCGCCACACAGCCCCAACCAAGATGTTCAACCTAGCAAAAACGAGAACGGGGTCCCTCCTGCCAGCGGGGGGCCGAGATCCTCCGCACCTGCATAGGCCAAAGGCCATCGGAGGCGGGGCGGATCCGCGGCGGCGCCGATGGGAGGAGGATGATACGTTTCTTGGGGTGGAGGGAAGGGTCCTGAATACACAGAGTTAACGTGTCTTTGGTACCGTCACCCAATATATAGTTGGGCACCTAGGATTATGTATTATTGTGTATGCCAATGGAGACATGGAGTCATGTCCCCCACATCGAAccatcaaccccccccccctttcttgTGCATGTGTTGCATCCCGTCACCTTGCTAGTTGTCATGGATCTTGGATCGGTGGAGTCGCGACACCGTTTTCGAACTCAAAGAGCCGCGTGCGCAAGAACCGCTGATGTGGACAtgacccgatctttcaatgagagtgGGATAACTATCTATTTGGTGGAATTTGACCTTAACGATCTAGCTATACCATCGACAATATGCATCGGCAATTGCTAAACCAATTCTGATGGTTAttgaccttggagtaggaatgatcaATCTGAACAACATGGTTCGAGTTCCAGCAAGCAATCGAAGAGCCAACAAACTATGATAATGCAATCTTAATTACGAATATAAATTAATAACCCAATAAATATGGGGTTCTTGACACTTTCTtagtccgaaaaaacttgtcccaagcttgtcccttaaatggatgtatctagcattaaTTTGGTGATAGATACATTATCTGAAGGATAAGCTTTTTCGGACCGATGGAGTACATGATCCGAACAAAGCGGTAGTCCTACACCTCTCACATAAGTGAACTGTTTCTAAGCTAAACAATGTCTAAACAAAAACCCGAGTCTAATCTAAAACTCATGAATTGTGGAATATATATGGAGGCCTAAGGCAAGCAGGTCTATAAAACGAAAGAATCGATCTTAGTTTTCGCGCCTGGGTTGGCTCACCTGAATTTGGTGTATGTTGCTTCGGATTGTCTTGCTATACATGACGTGCTTGTATGGATTGCCACCTGAGCCGCATCTTCATGGATTTGTATATGCGCATGCACATTTTCCTCTGTGTCTCCCTCACACATCTTGACACGTGGCTTATACAATTCTTCTACATAAAATAAAAGATTGTATTGTATTTCTCTCCCGAGCAACAAAACAATAATTTATATAATTACTAATAGAACTCTTTTGTAAATTATAACCATGTGTGAAAATTTTGGTCGTATCCGAGGTACCCATGTCCACACCAGAGAGATGTTGATAACCGAGTGAGAGAAGATGTGAATGGAGAAGATGAAGGCATCAAACCATATGGAGCTTGAGAGGAAGAAGGCGATGGAAGCATTGAGATTGACAAGGAAGCGATGAGGGTCATGAGATTCATCGAGAACTAGTAGCCGAGAATCATGTTGGCCGATACTAACTCACGGACGATGACGCCAAGAAGTGGATCACCACCATGCGCAAAGGCATCAAAGTGCGCATGAAAAAAAAACCTTTTGATTCATTTAGCTATGCATGAATTATTAATATATTTGTCGTGGAAGATATTTGAATTGTTGGGTCGTTTGATTTTTTTCAACTGTTGAATTGTTGTGTGCAATATTTATTGTTGAATGATCTACGTCACATGGGTTGCATAAATTTGGAGATGGGAAATGCGGGATACTGTTCCAGGGACGCATAAGTGGGATTCAATCCTTGCTGTTCGTAGAAATGCCCGGACATATTCGCGGACAAATGAGAGTTAAATTTAACACTTACCCTTGAAGAAGTTTAGAGAACAGAGCTTGTCCATCACGACCATCACTGTCTGCACCACAAAATCAATCAAACCCAGCCTCTATTTCAGATTTTCTACCCGAAAGGAAGCTTGGCTAATTTGACCTAAAAAAAGGCAAAATTGCGGGAACTGACTCTATAGCTAGAGCCACACGCTCAAGAACAGTCCTGTCTTTCGCCCTCCGCACGCACCAGAGCAGCATATATACCGGAGCCTTCCGCTCCGCTTCACCCAACTCGCTGGCTTCCCTCTTCCTCTGTCTCCCTTCGGGCCTTCCCCGCACACCAAAAGCAGCAAGCAAGCGCACCGCAAAGCCAAGCTCTGCTCAGCGCCTCAGCTTTGCTCGAAACTCGCTCCCACCCACCCCCACCCACAATGGCGGCTTCAGTAGGTTGTTCCTTCTTCTTCGACACCGAGCCGCTCGGCGAGCTCGGCATGCCGGCGCTAGACGCGTGCGCGCTCTGCGCCAAGCCGCTGGCGCGCGACAGTGACATCTTCATGTACAAAGGGGACACGCCCTTCTGCAGCGAGGAGTGCCGTGACAAGCAGATGCAGCTCGACGCTATCTGCTCCAGGCAGGCCGCCCGGAGGCAGCAGCGGTTCTCGTCGGGAACAGAGGCCCGGCGCTGGCATCAAGAGTGTCGGAAGGTGTCTGTCGAGAGCTAGCCGGCAAAGCTCGTAACCCAGTAGACTAGAGTTTGTCTTGAATCAACGGGATCCGAAGAATCACCGATCTGGCGATACGAAGGAGCTTGGTCTCTCCGGTTGTCTCTCGCCTGAGACGGAGAAGCAGTGAAGTAGTACGTAGTACCTGTCAAAGTCCATGTGCTGAGGCTCCGGCCATCTTGGTCGCCCACTGGACGCATCCTTCTCCTGGCTCCTTTTCGCctgtgtgtgtgtttgtttgaggcttgtgatgtgatatgtaaATCCAAACCATTTGGAAATCCTCGTTTCAACACAAACTTTTGCCCAAAGATCATGACTTGTCTGAGTTTTATTTAATGATCTCTGATGACCGTTCATCTGTCCAACAAAACTATGCCTTAACCTAAATCGAGTATTCGTCCAGCATGGTTGAGACTGCTTGAATGAAAGTATGTACTCCCTTCGATCCATGCTAATTGTCGTTGGATAGGAGGGAGTATGCTAATTGTCGTTGGATAGGAGGGAGTAGCTTCTTTATGAACCAAACGTAGGGATGACtgttttgcccatgggtatgggtacccgcggATACCCTACCCGAAAACAATGGGTATGGACAAGACTTGAAGAGATTTTCTACCCACGGATAATGGGTATCCATACCcgcaaaatatatgggtagggcatggataAGAAATTGTGCCCATGGGTAACCTAATGGATAcccagaaaaaataaataaatgaaaataactccTATAACATGTGAGGTTAACATCCAACTCATATGGTCCAACCCTAAATCTTGTATTCCTTAAACAAGTCATAGCTCATAAGCTCATAATCACCTGCTCGCCACTCCTCATACGTCCTATGTAACTCCTCAAAAGATGAAATATCGACTCTTAGCTACCAGACTCTTGTCGAACACTCGATCCAGCGATCCTCAATTCCCACCACCGCCTTCCACTACGTCGGTCTTCCACCAACCGCTGCTCATACTCCCCTGATGCCTCCAAGAGGCCACCCACTGGAGGAGGCCACATACGTGCTATATATTGTACCCAATGGATACCCATTGGGTATAagatacccgatgggtatgggtAAGGGTGTCAGTTTATGTCCATGGGTATTGAAGTGGGTGGGTATAGAAAGTTTCTATGGGTATGAGTTTGGGTAGAAGGAGGTTGTACCCGcctataccctacccattgccatccctaaccaAACATACATGAAAATTCCTCTGTTAATCTGAAGACAGAGGATGATGTGGCTTCGTTATGAATTAAACGGCCGTTTAAAACCCCTTTGTTAATCGTGTAGACAGGGGATGTACTTGCACAAGATTTTGGGAAGATTCCAACGTAGTTATGTTAGTGCATGCTACGGCAAAAGGTGAAAAAAGACATGAAAAAGATTCGTTAAGCATTCACTTCACTTTGTGTTGGTGTTGATATAACGATTTTCCTTGAGATTATTTTTTGACTCGTTATGCATTCGCATTATTTTGTGTTGTTGTTAATGAGATGATTTAATGATTTTCCTTGTTCCGCCAGATCAAGATGATAGGGATTTAACTCCATTTTGAATAAGAAGGCACAAACGGGAGTGCTCTACTTTCGTCTACAGTATTGTATTTTCTCACGACAAATTCATGTTCTGTTAGTAAACGCATGGAGCAGAAACAAAGGTTATGTTTTCACCAGAAATCATATTCCTAATTAAAAAGCTGCACAAAAACTCTTGTAGTACCAGTTCATTTGCATTGCAACCACACATACAGTTATAGCTAACCGTTGTCAGATTGAAATACTCTATAGTACTAGTATGTAGCCATGTTGCAAGCCTGACGACCGTAGAACCTTGGaggggcaaaatttcgtgttttgacccttttcgtgTTTCTCCAAATTTTGGTTTTTTTAACTGTTGAATTGTTGTGTGCAATATGTATTGTCGAATGATCTATGCCAGATGAGTTGCATAAATTTGGAGATGGGAAATGCGGGACACTGTTGCAGGGACGAATAAATGGGATTCAATCCCCGCTGTTCGCAGAAAtgcccggacatattcgtggacaaATGCAGGTCAAATTTAAAACTTATCCTTACAGAAGTTTAGAGAACAGAGCTAGTCCACACGACCATCACTGTCTGCACCACAAAATGAACTCAACCCAGCCTCTATTTCAGATTTTCTACTCGAAAGGCTAATCTGACAATAAAAAAAGGGAAACTTGCGGGTCTGACTCTATAGCTAGAGCCACACTCTCAAGAACAGTCCTGTCTTTCGCCATCCGTCCGCACGCGCCATATATACCCGAGCCTTCTCCTGCGCTTGACCCAACTCGCTCGCTTCCCTCTTCCTCTGTCTCCCCCTCCCCACACCAAAAGCAGCAAGCAAGCGCACCGCAAAGCCAAGCTCTGCTCGAAACTCGCCCCCACCCACAATGGCGGCTTCAGCAACGTGCTTCTTTTTCTTCGACACCGAGCCGCTCGGCGAGCCCGGCATGCCGACGCTGGACGCGTGCGCGCTCTGCTCCAAGCCGCTGGCGCGCGACAGCGACATCTTCATGTACAGAGGGGATACGCCCTTCTGCAGCGAGGAGTGCCGTGACGAGCAGATGCAGCCCGACGCTATCTGCTCCAGGCAGGCCGCCCGGAGGCAGCAGCGTTTTTCGTCCGGATACGATGCCCGGCGCTGGCATCAGGACTCCGGGAAGGTGTCCGTCGCGAGCTAGCCGGCAAAGCTCGTAGCCCAGTAGAGTAGAGTTTGGCTTGAATCAACGGGATCCGAAGAATCGCCGATCTGGCCGGCGATACGAACGAGATTGGTCTCTCCGGTTTGTCTCTCGCCTGAGACGGAGAAGCGGTGATGTATCTATCAAAGTTCATGTGCTGAGGCTCCGGCCATCTTGGTCGCCCACTGGACGCATCCTTCTCCTGGCTCCTTTTCGCCtctgtgtgtgtgtttgtttgagGCTTGCGATGTGAGCCGCGGTTGGTGCAAGTGCAACACAGCAACACCATGTGTAAATCCAAACCATTTggaaatcctcatttcaaaattttTTGCCCAAAGATCATGACTTGTCTGAGTTTTATTTTATGATCTCTGATGACCGTTCATCTGTGCGATAAAAAGTATGCCTTAACCTAAATCTAGTATTCGTAGAGCATGATTGCAGGCTGCTTGAACGAAAGTATGTACTCCCTTCGATCCATAATAATTGTCGTTGGATCAGAGGGAGTAGCTTCATATTGAACCAAACGTACATGAAAATTCATCTGTTAGTCTGAAGACAGAGGATAATGTGGGTTCGTTAAAATTCCTCTGTTAATCATGTAGACAGGGGATGGACTTGCACAAGATTTCGGGAAGATTCCAACTTTAGTTATGTTAGTGCACGCTATGGCAAAAGGTGAAAAAAGACATGAAAAAGATCCGTTAAGCATTCACTTCACTTTGTGTTGATGCTCGTATAACGATTTTCCTTGAGATTATTATGTGACTCGTTATGCATTCGCATTATTTCGTGTTATTAATGAGATGATTTACCGATTTCCCTTGTTCCGCCAGATCAAGATGATGGGATTGAACTCCATTTTGACTACTTATGCACAAACTGGAGCACTCTACTTTCGTCTACAGTATAGTATTTTCTGAcgactgtcggggaaactgatccacgaacacctatggggccggcggaccgggcccctttcggttcggcggggggcggaggtcgcacgaagagcggatcgaggcgaagcacacgagcagttttacccagcttcggagctctccggagagataacactcctactgctgcttgtctggttgtattatcttgtgttcttgctctagagagaaagcgtagtgttctctgggctacgaatgaatcgaagcgaactgtacgaaccccctctacgttgcgcatgggcctccttttatacgctaaaggggtcaccgacaggtggcaacgcagaggagggtataaacgtaaaaaatgaggtggttggtacagttgcttgtacagtgcaccctacctaaccctgacggcaggggacaagggcattaaaggcccgtctgagtcgcccaaacagtgcagaaaaggaccgttaggggcgccaccgttcgccacgatggcgatcttgtcagcttcgcatgccactgcgcaccgctggctgcacagcctcccgccacgcgcgcctggagaggcccccagagcgacacgttggtggatgcgctggagcacgggcacagagtggccgcctgccgcggcaagcgccttgccgctgttgttatcttgtcgggtccggaagcttgtcgctctccaggcctcgaggtaccttggttggtcttcccggcaaactcctcttgccagggccttgttgccttgccggagcgcgtggcgcgtcgcggcaagttccttggagtgccttggttggccttcccggcaagctcctcttgccggggccttgtctcctgagcttaaatactttgttcttgaatggctccaagggaaccatggaggatcttggcattcgcccggcaagccttgccgcggggtgctgcaactgcccgtgcacaagttcggggtactagggtacccctattctagtacaccgacaggaggccccgggcctgggccagacacggtgccgagcgctgttgggccaggcccaagacagggcacgggcacacgcgggctgggccacgccgaatctcgctccgtatccaccgcgctctcccataacagcacgcattgaatgcggcatcgtgggagagatcgtgggtggttgtttattcggaagggtgaaacgtccgccccgtccctctttataagcagaggaaacaggggcagttcgttccccctcgctggttgctgctacttcatcttcaagaaactccgccgctccccccttcttttcgaagccgagagagcagcgctccgccccccattgccaccagcatcaccaacgccgtcgactttccccaccacctccgccatggctccgaaagccgacaagggaaagggcgtgaagtcggccgaggcgcagcggctcgcggcgctgcggaaggatcgggcgatcttcaccccccagctcggcgcaaaggagctgagggagtacttcttcctcttctgggcgacggagacgcgggcgcatccgcgcacgagggtactcccggccgctgcttcggagctggctccaaacgggtacccgttcttcgcgctattcttctactgcgggctctgcccgcccttctcagagttcttctgtgatattatgaacacatatggcttccgcctccttgacttcacccccaacgccgtcctgaccatggcagttttcgcacatttgtgcaaaaactttgtcggagtccaccctagtgttgcccttttccgtcacttcttcatacctcgggtagagagaggagagccgcttgcctgagggattgcctggatctcgagagtcggcaagaaagaggcgtacttggagggtgagctccgcagcaagtgggaggagtggagagcggagtggtactggatcgttgaggagaatccgcagcccttcaccgccgtgcgccaagctccaatagtgcgcggcaatgactggagcaacgtggccccggaagatgagaggctgaagatcgccatcactaggattcttcgcctcaggcttgccgggctcactatagGTGCTGTCGgaacagatttcctccgccgccgcattgcccccctgcaggagagggggaggcctgcctgggaattcaagaattcggcggacatcatgaggctgcggccgggcctcaactacaacttcaccgtcctggagctggatgcgatgcttttggagttgttcaaacgcgacccccagcacccattcacactgccgaggggcgtagttcctttgtgcaataactcttcgcttgaccggatccgcgccatgatgccgttgtgcgattcacacgaaatcgtcccaacttggcaagagcctgcggatgacgttgtgcgagcgttcttcgacaccttggaggaagtgtcggtccacgctgacgagcagaagagcctcacccgtgacaccaccgacgaggagctgcagcgcatcgccactacggcggaagaggttgcggccgcagctgccgcgggcgcgttcggtttcactgtggaggaggcggaggctgcagaggcggcaaaccttgccgagcgcgcagagttcattggcgaggaagagcttgccggttctgaagccgagctgagcgaggccggcgaggaagagcctgagtcctcagaaggcttgccgcaggcggagcccccggccccgccaagaaggcgtcttcgcagggccgcggacatagcggggcggcagccggctcaacagccgccaagccgtgcgacacgctctaccgcggcaagtcatgttgccgcgggagcgcctcatgcagcagcggcaactggagcgggatcttcctgggccaccgcccccgcccccgccaagcgggcaagggatcctactcctccgcctcgccgcaccagaggggagccggacttcgatctttccgcgctcagctccgacgaggaggaagaagagtaagcttctttggtgctcttatagttcttcaatcttgctgtttttatcttgtatctgacttgcttcaatctggactcctttcttttcaggacgctggcccagaaagtgttggaaatatgccctagaggcaataataaaagtattattattatatttccttgttcatgataattgtcttttattcatgctataactgtattatccggaaatcgtaatacacgtgtgaatacatagaccacaatatgtccctagtgagcctctagttgactagctcgttgtgatcaacagatagtcatggtttcctggctatggacattggatgtcgttgataacgggatcacatcattaggagaatgatgtgatggacaagacccactcctaagactagcacaaaagatcgtgtagttcatttgctagagctttgccaatgtcaagtatctcttccttcgaccatgagagcgtgtaactcctggataccgtaggagtgctttgggtgtatcaaacgtcacaacgtaactgggtgactataaaggtgcactacaggtatctccgaaagtatctattgttttatgcggatcgagactgggatttgtcactccgtgtaaacggagaggtatctctgggcccactcggtaggacatcatcatatgcgcaatgtgaccaaggagttgatcacgggatgatgtgttacggaacgagtaaagtgacttgccggtaacgagattgaacaaggtatt
This window harbors:
- the LOC119351982 gene encoding FCS-Like Zinc finger 2-like, producing MAASVGCSFFFDTEPLGELGMPALDACALCAKPLARDSDIFMYKGDTPFCSEECRDKQMQLDAICSRQAARRQQRFSSGTEARRWHQECRKVSVES
- the LOC119351983 gene encoding FCS-Like Zinc finger 2-like, with amino-acid sequence MAASATCFFFFDTEPLGEPGMPTLDACALCSKPLARDSDIFMYRGDTPFCSEECRDEQMQPDAICSRQAARRQQRFSSGYDARRWHQDSGKVSVAS